In the Takifugu flavidus isolate HTHZ2018 chromosome 11, ASM371156v2, whole genome shotgun sequence genome, one interval contains:
- the mrpl2 gene encoding 39S ribosomal protein L2, mitochondrial — MMANSGLSGAVRFLKVSFQMLTQSKVGSLVPSIFVQARGFLTTASLAQNRTLWKQREKYTIRPIGIKKTGGRDHTGKIRTHGIGGGHKQRYRMVDFKRLNYEAGKEDQPFEEKVVEVRYDPCRSADIALVAGGNRKRWIIATENMQAEDIIKTSAVIGRMAVSAKEGDAYPLGALPVGTLVNNLEIQPGKGSEYIRAAGTSGVLLRKVNGTAIVQLPSKQQVQVLETCMVTVGRVSNVDHNKEIIGKAGRNRWFGIRPSSGLWQRKGGWAGRKIKPLPPMKSYINLPSISAK; from the exons ATGATGGCGAATTCAGGTCTAAGTGGAGCTGTTCGCTTCCTAAAGGTATCCTTTCAG ATGCTCACACAGTCTAAAGTGGGATCCCTGGTCCCCAGTATATTTGTACAGGCCAGGGGTTTCCTCACTACAGCCTCTCTGGCTCAGAATAGGACACTTtggaagcagagggagaagtACACTATCAGACCAATTGGTATTAAGAAGACTGGAGGCAGAGACCACACAG GAAAGATTCGAACACATGGCATTGGCGGTGGCCATAAACAAAGATACCGAATGGTTGACTTTAAGAGGCTGAATTATGAAGCAGGCAAAGAGGACCAACCTTTTGAAGAAAAGGTTGTGGAAGTGAGATACGACCCATGTAG GTCTGCTGACATAGCACTTGTAGCTGGAGGCAACAGAAAAAGATGGATTATTGCTACAGAGAACATGCAGGCTGAAGACATCATCAAAACATCTGCAGTCATTGGACGCATGGCAG TATCAGCTAAGGAGGGGGATGCGTACCCACTGGGAGCTCTTCCTGTGGGGACACTGGTCAACAACTTAGAGATACAGCCTGGGAAGGGATCCGAGTATATCCGTGCTGCAG GGACAAGCGGTGTTTTGCTGCGTAAAGTAAATGGAACAGCGATAGTTCAGCTCCCTTCGAAGCAGCAGGTGCAG GTACTGGAGACATGCATGGTGACAGTGGGACGGGTGTCCAACGTTGACCACAATAAAGAGATCATCGGCAAAGCTGGGCGGAATCGCTGGTTCGGCATTCGCCCTTCGAGCGGCTTGTGGCAGAGGAAAGGGGGCTGGGCAGGACGCAAGATTAAACCTCTGCCTCCTATGAAGAGTTACATCAACCTGCCATCAATTTCTGCTAAATAA